A portion of the Candoia aspera isolate rCanAsp1 chromosome 18, rCanAsp1.hap2, whole genome shotgun sequence genome contains these proteins:
- the LOC134507140 gene encoding uncharacterized protein LOC134507140 — protein MAQKPPPPSPPPPSLPPSAGASVALPPPPPAAPRAPPSTGPGHRGRPRPQRGAVRGRFRPRDASGSARCCCRCRWSGRGCCGRSSAAEVLLPTGVDCSSAPIPAPPTSAASAARRSSAAPSARRCPAGRRRREMGSGAAGPRRRGPRKGGASPAGSTPEATASQGCRSRSGQSSSPASAAHTARATQHSPTKCATEPSSATPRASASRRQSARGHSRAPPVSQGRTAAGSSAGTPWKKRQRTSQSA, from the coding sequence ATGGCCCAGAAGCCGCCCCCGCCGTCTCCGCCGCCGCCGTCTCTGCCGCCGTCCGCCGGAGCAAGCGTCGCGCTGCCCCCTCCGCCGCCGGCCGCGCCGCGGGCGCCGCCGTCCACCGGTCCCGGGCACCGCGGGCGCCCGCGGCCGCAGCGGGGTGCCGTCCGTGGCCGCTTCCGCCCCCGCGACGCGTCCGGGTCCGCCCGCTGCTGCTGCCGTTGCCGTTGGTCGGGCCGGGGCTGCTGCGGGCGCTCCAGCGCCGCCGAGGTGCTCCTCCCCACGGGGGTGGACTGCTCCTCCGCTCCGATTCCCGCTCCTCCGACCTCTGCCGCCTCGGCCGCTCGCCGCTCCTCCGCGGCTCCGTCCGCCCGGCGCTGCCCTGCTGGGAGAAGGCGGCGTGAGATGGGGTCCGGCGCGGCCGGCCCGCGGCGGCGCGGCCCTCGCAAGGGCGGCGCCAGCCCGGCCGGCTCCACGCCGGAGGCGACCGCCTCCCAGGGCTGCCGGAGCAGGTCCGGCCAGTCCAGCAGCCCCGCCAGCGCCGCCCACACCGCCCGCGCCACGCAGCACTCCCCCACGAAGTGCGCGACCGAGCCCTCCAGCGCGACCCCCCGGGCGAGCGCGTCCCGCCGGCAGAGTGCCCGCGGGCACAGCCGCGCTCCGCCCGTCAGCCAGGGCCGCACCGCCGCCGGCAGCTCGGCCGGCACTCCGTGGAAGAAGCGCCAGCGCACCTCCCAGAGCGCGTAG